CAAGACCGCGACCATCGCCGACGGCGGCAGCGTGGTGAGCGCCGGTGATGTCGTGAACTACTCGATCACCGTCACCAACACCGGCACGATCAGCCTGCTCAGCGCGAGCGTCAGCGACCCGATGCTCGGCGCCATCGACTGCCCGATCGACAACCTGGCTCCGGGCCAGAGCGTGACCTGCGGACCGTTCGCCTACTCGGTGACGCAGGCCGACGTCGATGCCGGCTCACTGACCAACACCGCGAGCGTGAGCGCGCAGCCGGTGATCGGCTCGCCGGTCGTCAGCTCGGACGATGCGACCGTGGCGACCGACAGCGCCTCGGGTGTGGTGCTCGACAAGTCCGCCGTACTGTCCGACGCCAACGGCGACGGCATGGGCAACGCCGGCGAGGTCGTGACCTACCAGTTCACGGTCACCAACGTCGGTGCGGTGAGCGTCGCCAACCTGCAGGTCAGCGACCCGATGCTCGCCGAGCGTGGGATCTCGATCGGCTGCCCGAGCACCTCGCTCGCGCCGGGAGCGGCGATGACGTGTACGGCGACCTACCGGATCACCGAGGCCGACGCGAAGGGCAACCAGCTGCGCAACGACGCCACGGTAGTCGGGGTCGGCGCGGACGGCGACAAGGTGACCTCGCCGACGTCGTCGGTGACGATCCCGACAGGATCGGACAACCCAACACCGCCGCCACCGCCGCCGGGCAAGCCGAAGCCGCCGCCGCTCGCGCAGACCGGTGTGCCGGCCATCGAGCTCGGGACCTGGGCCGCGATACTGTTGGCAACCGGATTGCTGTTCGTGTTCGGTGGACGTCGCCGCAAGGGAGATTCGTAATGCAGGTAGGACATCGCGGACGGGCATTCGTGGCCGTGGCCATGATCCCGGCGGTCGTTGGCCTGGCCGGCTGCACGTCAAACGATGACAAGAAGGCCGACGAGAGCACCACCTCGACGACCAAGCCTGCCGTCGATCCCAAGAAGGTCTCGCCCACCGACCTGCCGCAACCGCCGGCGATCGAGAACGCCGCCGGCGCGCGCCAGGAAGCCGAGATGGGCGAGTGCAAGACGGCGGCCGGCTCGCAGGAGGTCACCGGCAAGATCACCAACGCCGGCGATGGCGCCATCGACTATGTCGTGGTCGTCAACTGGGTCAACGGCTCGTCGGATGTGATGGGCCGCGGTGTCGCCGTACTCAAGGCTGTCGAGCCGGGGGCTGCGGTCGACTGGTCGGTCAGCGCCGAGGTCGCCGAGGGCGCCGAGGCCTGCACCCTCAACGTCCAAAAGGGCACCGTCACCGAATAGCGCGCCACATTTCGGTGATCGAGCAGGCCGGTGAACGAGGCCGGTTGTCGAGATCCTGCCCAGTTCGGGGCGTCTTAAGCACGTTATGACAATCTCCACAGATCACGGCGTACGCCGCGAAACACAGCCCGAACTCACCGGTCGATGTGCTGATACTGGGGGATGCGCTTACTGGAGTCCCCACGCCAGCAGGCCACCGCGACAGGCCGGTACGTCGAGCTCGACGGCCTGCGCGGGATCGCCGTAATCGGTGTCCTGCTGTTTCACGTCACCGACTTCTATGACGTGTATGTCCCGGGCGAGAAGCCACCGCTGCCGTTCACGGTGCCGCAGGGACGATTCGGCGTCGAGCTGTTTTTCCTGATCAGCGGCTTCGTGATCCTCGCGACCGCCGAGCGCCGCAGCGCACGCGAGTTCGCGATTGCGCGGTTTGCGCGCATCTACCCGGTCTACTGGCTGTGCATCCTCATCACGACCGCCGTGGTGCTCACCTCGCATCTCGATGGCCTGCGCCGGCAGTGGTACGAGGTGCTCGGCAACCTCACCATGCTGCAAAGCTTGTGGAAGGGCCGCGACGTCGACGGCGTCTACTGGTCGCTCGGTGTCGAGCTGCTCTTCTACGCCACCGTCGCGGTGCTGCTGATGATCTTCGGCCGGTTGAGCAACCGAGTGCTGGTCGGTACGACGATCGTGTGGACCGTCGTCGCGATCGGCGTACTCATCGCCCGCGCTGTCGCCCCGCAGGACCAGGTCATCTTCTTCATCAAGACCCTGACCAACGCCAACTTCGCCTGCATGTTCCTCGTGGGGATGGTGGCCTACCTGATCCGCAGCGGCCGACCCGGGCCATGGCGAGCGCTGATTGCTGTGCCGATCGTCGGCGCGGTCGTGAGTGCGGCGCTGCGTGACGGGCAGGAGTCGGCGCTCTGGACGGCCGGGATCATCGCGGCCTTCGTCGTGATCACGCTGCTGCCGGAAGTCCCGGTGCTGCGTGCCAGGTTGCTCGTGTGGCTTGGCGCTCTCAGCTATCCGCTGTATCTGCTGCATCAGAACATCTCGTACGTCGTGATCGATGCGGCGACCCCGACGGTCGGCCGTCCGGTCGCGACGGGCGTTGCGGTGGCGGTCGTCGTACTGCTCGCCTGGGTGGTGCACCAGCTGTTTGAGAAGCAGTCGGCCCGCTGGACGCGCACCAAACTCACCGAGCTGACATCTTCTCCGTCGGCCGCGAGTGGTCTCGACAACCGGCGCTCGCCCTAGCGGGCTCGCGCCTGCTCGACCACCGAGCTATCACTTAGATCCAGCCGTAGCGTTGGGCGACCTGGACCGCCTCGTGGCGGTTGGCCGCGCCGAGCTTGAGCATCGCTGAGCTCAGGTAGTTGCGCACCGTCCCCGGCGACAGGAACGCCCGTGCCGCGATCTCCTCGATCGGCGCGCCGCTGGCCGCAAGCTCGAGTACGTCGCCCTCGCGGGCCGTCAGCGGGCTGTCGCCGGCGCGCATCGCCTCGGCCGCCAGTTCGGGGTCGACGTACCGCCCGCCCGCGGCCACCGTGCGCACCGCCTCGGCGAGCACATCGGCGTCGGCGGTCTTGGGCAAGAACCCCACGACACCGGCCTTCAGCGCACGTTTGAGGTAGCCCGGCCGCCCGTGCGAGGTGACGATGATGGCGCGCACGCCGTCCGGCAGCATCCCGGCGAGGGTGATCCCGTCGGTGCCCGGCATCTGCAGATCCAGCAGCGCAACGTCGACGTCGCGGGCGGCGAGGGCATCCTCCGGCGTACCGCCGACCGCGACGACCTCGATGTCCTCGTGCAGCCCCAGCAGCGCGGCGATCGCGTCGCGGATCAGCGCCTCGTCGTCGATGACGATCACCCGGATCACGGCGTACTCGCTGGCTGCTCGGCGAATTCGGTGGTGACCGTGAAGCGGTCGTCGGTGTGCTCGGTGCGCACCGTGCCCCCGACCGCGGCGAGACGTTCCGCGAGCCCGCGTAGCCCGTTGCCACCTTTCGAGGCAGCGTTAGGGCGGTCGTTGGTGACGGTGACGGTGAAGCCGTGCTTGTCGTGGTTGCCGTCGATGCGGCACACGGTCGCGCTGCTGTGGCGAATCACGTTGGTGACGGATTCGCGCACGAGCCAGCCCACCGCGTCGCGGGCGGCCTCGGGAACGTCACCCGCGCGCAGCTGCAGATCGCACCTGATGCTGGCAGCGCGCAGCAGCGACTGCGCGCCCCGCAGCTCGGCGTCGAGGTCGATGTGCCGGTAGCCGCCGACGACCGCGCGCATCTCCCCGAGCGACTCTTGAGCGAGCTGGCGTACGGCGGTCATCTCGCGGGCGGCGAGGTCACCGTCGCGCGTGGCGAGCTGGCCGGCGAGCTGGCTCTTCAGGGCGATCGCCGACAAGTTTCGACCGAGCGTGTCGTGCAGGTCGCGGCCAAACCGCAGCCGTTCTTCGGCGACGGCAAGCTTGGCCTCGGTCTCGCGGGCGCGGTCGATCTGCACCATCAGGCGCAGCATCGCGATCGACGAGGCGGTCGACATCATGGCCGCGATGATGAAGACCGCGACGCCAATCGTGTTGGAGACGAGGGCCTGGATATTTCGGCCAAGCGCCAGCCAGATCCCGACGCACACCAGCAACGCCATGGCGCCGACCGGCAGGAGCAGGCGGGTGGACACCCCGGCCGCGATGGCGCCGGCGGCGTACCCGCTGACCAGTGCCGGGACCCACAGTGCCGCCCCCTGCGGTTCGGCCGCCGAGGCCGCCACCATCGGAAACGACACCGCAAGCACGGCCGTGGCGACGACCGCGACGGCGACGATGAACATCGGCGCCGCACCGCGCTGCTCGTGGACGGCGCGGATGCTGTCGCGGATGAGAGCGATCATCACGATGACCTGAGCGACGACCAAGACCCAGAAGACGGTCGTCAGGGTCTGGTTCTGCGCGGCGAACCCGCTGTTCCATCGGGCCAGGATCATGGGGTAGATCGCGGCCAGCAGATACAGGCTGATGCCGGTGTATAGCTCAAAACGGTTCAGGTGTGAGCGCTGCGCCCATCGCCACCGCTGCACCGGCGTACTCCCTCTCGCTGCTGACGCCTCGATGTTAGCGGCGCGGCTCCCACGCGAATCGGTCGCGCACCAGCGCGAACGTGATCGCGACCCACATCAGCAGCACCAGGGTCGGTCGCGTCATCGCAGCGAGTGCTTCGGGGAATCCGGCGATCACGTTGCCGTAGCGGTCGATGCCCGACAGCCCGGTCTGCAGCAGCTCGACGACCGCGGCGCCGGGGGTGAACCGCGCGATGGTCTCCAGCGTGTCCGGCAGGATCGACAGCGAGAAGAACATCCCGGACAGTCCCATGCTGATCATCACGACCGGGAGGGTCGTCACCTGCGCGGTTTCGGCGGTTTTGGTGATCGGCGTCGACGCGGCGGCGAGTCCGGCAAACGCGATGAAGCCGAGTACGACGCCGACGACAACGGCGAGTGCGTTGTTCAGGCTCGGCGGGGAGCCGATCACGAACGCACCGAGCACCACGATCGAGATCTGCAGCAGCGCCAGCACGATGCTGGGCAGCGCGGCCGCGACGAGGATTCCTAGATCCGAGACCGTGCCGGTGCGCATCCGCTTCAGCACGTAGGACTCGCGGCGCGCGACATACGTCGTGACGAGGTTGTAGTAGACGATGTAGGCCATTGCCATCACGGACGCCGTGATGACGAGCAGGTTGCCCGGGCCGGCGTCGGACGGTACGCCGATGAAGTAGAGCGCGACGACCAGCACCAGCGGGATCAGCATGGTGTTGAAGATCGCCGTGCGGTTGCGCAACAGCAGCGTCAGCTCGGCGCGGGCCAGCGACAGTACGCCGCGCAGCGCCGACGGAGTGCGCTGCTCCCGAGACGGCGCGGTGCGGGGGTCGGCGGACTGGGTGTTGGCTGCGGTGCTCATGCGGCGTACTCCTTGGTCTGCGGGTCGTCCTGCGCGATGGCCAGGAACGCTTCTTCGAGCGAGGCGGCGCGGCCTTGCAGGCCTTCGAGGGTGAGGTTGTGGGTTGCGGCCCAGCCGAGCAGCTCGGTGAGGTCGCGCTGCAGCTGGTGAGTGCGGTAGGTGATGCGGTCACGTTCGTGTTCGGGCGCAACGCTCAGCTGCGGCAGCGCGGGGAGCTCGCCGGTGACGCGGAACGTGATGGTGCCGGGGTAGGCCTGCGCAATGTCGCGCGTCGTACCCTCGGCGACGATGAGCCCGTCCTTCATGACCGCGAGCCGGTCGGCGAGCTCATCTGCCTCGTCGAGGTAGTGGGTGGTGAGTACGACGGCGCACCCGCCCTCGACCAGGTCGCCCACGAGCCGCCAGGTGGTATGCCGGCTCTGCGGGTCCAGCCCCGTCGTCGGCTCGTCGAGGAAGAGGACCTCGGGGCGGCTCATCAGCGCGAGTGCGAGATCGAGGCGGCGGCGCTCGCCGCCGGACAGCGACTTGACCGCGACGTCGGCGCGGTGGTCGAGCTCGACGAGCTCCAGCGCCTCGGTGACCGGCCGGGGCGCGGGCAGCGTGCCGGCCCACATACGGGCGGTCTCCTTGGCGGTCAGATCGTCGGGGAGTCCGCCTTGCTGCAGCATGATGCCGGTGCGCGAGCGGACCGCGCGGCGATCGGCGTACGGGTCATGCCCGAGGACGCGGACCTGGCCGCCGGTGGGTTTGGCGAGTCCTTCGGCGACCTCGAGGGCGGAGGTCTTGCCGGCGCCGTTGGTGCCCAGCAGGGCAAACAGCTCGCCGGGATGGACCTCGAAGCTGATGCCCTTGACGGCCTCGAAGCCGCGCTTGGCATCGCCGTAGCGGCGTCGAAGGTCGGTGACTGCGATGGCTGGTTGAGTGCTCACACCTCAACTCTGGCCGGTGCCGCTACGGACCAGTAGTCACAAATGTCATCTTCGGTGCGTATGACCGAGATACCCGGACGCCGACCCGAACCAATTCCGCAAACACGACGCCACCTCACGTCGTATATCGCGTGAGGTGGTCGCTGGTGTGCGGTTGTGGTGCGTACTCGGGGCGACTACGCCTCGTCGGTGGCCAGGCTGCGCACGGTCGCCGGCAGCTCGGCCACGACGGCGCGGTCGTCGTCGTACCCATCATCGCCGGAGTCGGCCAGATAGTTGTGCACCTCGGTCACGTAGTTGACCGCCCGCGAGATCGCGACCCGCTGCTCGTTGTTGTACGACGCCCAGTTCTCCAGGTAGGGGCGCAGCTCGGCGTGCATGCCAAGTACGGCGTACTTGTCGAAGTCACTGTTGTGCGTGGCTTCGCGCTCGACCTCCTCGGCGTGGGTGGCGAGCTTGCGCTGGAGATCGTCGGGGGTGCTGAGGTCTGACATGTGCTCAGCATAAACAGCACGCGCGCGTGGAGTGCGCGAACGACCACGAACCGTAAAACTCATGTCACTTTCCGGACCCCGGAACGTGGTCGGGGTCAGCTAACGTCTCGGTTAAGCGGCACAGATGTGTCGTAGCGAGCGTTGCTGACGGCCCTTGGACAGACCAGGGAAGACACTGAGGAGAATCTGTTGACGAACAAGATGGCGCTGCGTCGGATGGTGGGCGCGAGCATGATCGGGCTCTCGGCGTTCGGGCTGGCCGCCTGTGGCGGCGGCAAGCCCAGCGAAGGCGACCTGAACGACAAGCTCGCCGGGTTGTACGAAGACGGCGCCGGCCTCGACAGCGAGACTGCTGGCAAGCTGGCTGACTGCATGTCGCCGAAGCTGATCGACAGCATGTCCGAGGACGGTCTGCAGGCGATCATGGATGCTGAGTCGAGCGACGTGATCAACAACTCTGGCGAGAAGATCTCGCAAGAGGACAACGACGCGCTGACCAAAGCCGGCACCGACTGTGCGTCCGAGATGGGCATCACGCCAGGCTCGTAGCGACCTCGGCGGCGGTTGGGCGCTGGTCTAGTTGGGTGGTTCGAAGCGTCCGTCGACGGCGGTCCAGCCGCCGTCGACGTACAGCACGCTGCCGGTGACGAAACTGGCCGCGTCGCTGGCGAGGTAGACCGCCGCGCCGGCCAGCTCCTTCGGCTCGGCCCACCGGCCGAGCGCGCCCTTGGCTGCGTAGGCGTCGTACCAACCCTGGTTGGCCTTGATCTGCGCGGTGAGCGGGGTGTCGACGACGCCGGGTGCGATGGCGTTGGCGCGCACCCCGCTTGGGCCGAACTCCGCCGCTGCCGTGCGCAGCAGCTGCACCAGCCCGGATTTCGTCGCGGCGTACACCGACTGCCCGGGCTCGACGACGTTGGCGCGCATCGAGGCGAAGCCGATGATCGACCCGCGTCCACGCTCGACCATGCCGCGCCCGAAACCCTGCACGAGGGCAAACGACGACCGCAGATTGAGCGCGATCACCCGATCAAACTCATCCGGGCTGTAGTCCAGGATCCGCTTGCGCACGTTGGTCGCGGCGGTGAAGACGAGTACATCGGTATCGGGCAGGTCGGCCACCGCCGCAGCGACCTGGTCGTCGTCGAGTACGTCGAGCTCGCGAGCCTGCATCGTTGTACTGCCGGCCGCCATGGAGACGGTCTCC
The nucleotide sequence above comes from Epidermidibacterium keratini. Encoded proteins:
- a CDS encoding FxLYD domain-containing protein gives rise to the protein MQVGHRGRAFVAVAMIPAVVGLAGCTSNDDKKADESTTSTTKPAVDPKKVSPTDLPQPPAIENAAGARQEAEMGECKTAAGSQEVTGKITNAGDGAIDYVVVVNWVNGSSDVMGRGVAVLKAVEPGAAVDWSVSAEVAEGAEACTLNVQKGTVTE
- a CDS encoding acyltransferase family protein, whose protein sequence is MRLLESPRQQATATGRYVELDGLRGIAVIGVLLFHVTDFYDVYVPGEKPPLPFTVPQGRFGVELFFLISGFVILATAERRSAREFAIARFARIYPVYWLCILITTAVVLTSHLDGLRRQWYEVLGNLTMLQSLWKGRDVDGVYWSLGVELLFYATVAVLLMIFGRLSNRVLVGTTIVWTVVAIGVLIARAVAPQDQVIFFIKTLTNANFACMFLVGMVAYLIRSGRPGPWRALIAVPIVGAVVSAALRDGQESALWTAGIIAAFVVITLLPEVPVLRARLLVWLGALSYPLYLLHQNISYVVIDAATPTVGRPVATGVAVAVVVLLAWVVHQLFEKQSARWTRTKLTELTSSPSAASGLDNRRSP
- a CDS encoding sensor histidine kinase; amino-acid sequence: MQRWRWAQRSHLNRFELYTGISLYLLAAIYPMILARWNSGFAAQNQTLTTVFWVLVVAQVIVMIALIRDSIRAVHEQRGAAPMFIVAVAVVATAVLAVSFPMVAASAAEPQGAALWVPALVSGYAAGAIAAGVSTRLLLPVGAMALLVCVGIWLALGRNIQALVSNTIGVAVFIIAAMMSTASSIAMLRLMVQIDRARETEAKLAVAEERLRFGRDLHDTLGRNLSAIALKSQLAGQLATRDGDLAAREMTAVRQLAQESLGEMRAVVGGYRHIDLDAELRGAQSLLRAASIRCDLQLRAGDVPEAARDAVGWLVRESVTNVIRHSSATVCRIDGNHDKHGFTVTVTNDRPNAASKGGNGLRGLAERLAAVGGTVRTEHTDDRFTVTTEFAEQPASTP
- a CDS encoding SDR family NAD(P)-dependent oxidoreductase, translating into MDTADYGKLFDLTGKNAVVVGGGSGIGRACAHGLAAYGATVTVADRDLAGAQETVSMAAGSTTMQARELDVLDDDQVAAAVADLPDTDVLVFTAATNVRKRILDYSPDEFDRVIALNLRSSFALVQGFGRGMVERGRGSIIGFASMRANVVEPGQSVYAATKSGLVQLLRTAAAEFGPSGVRANAIAPGVVDTPLTAQIKANQGWYDAYAAKGALGRWAEPKELAGAAVYLASDAASFVTGSVLYVDGGWTAVDGRFEPPN
- a CDS encoding response regulator transcription factor; protein product: MIRVIVIDDEALIRDAIAALLGLHEDIEVVAVGGTPEDALAARDVDVALLDLQMPGTDGITLAGMLPDGVRAIIVTSHGRPGYLKRALKAGVVGFLPKTADADVLAEAVRTVAAGGRYVDPELAAEAMRAGDSPLTAREGDVLELAASGAPIEEIAARAFLSPGTVRNYLSSAMLKLGAANRHEAVQVAQRYGWI
- a CDS encoding ABC transporter ATP-binding protein produces the protein MSTQPAIAVTDLRRRYGDAKRGFEAVKGISFEVHPGELFALLGTNGAGKTSALEVAEGLAKPTGGQVRVLGHDPYADRRAVRSRTGIMLQQGGLPDDLTAKETARMWAGTLPAPRPVTEALELVELDHRADVAVKSLSGGERRRLDLALALMSRPEVLFLDEPTTGLDPQSRHTTWRLVGDLVEGGCAVVLTTHYLDEADELADRLAVMKDGLIVAEGTTRDIAQAYPGTITFRVTGELPALPQLSVAPEHERDRITYRTHQLQRDLTELLGWAATHNLTLEGLQGRAASLEEAFLAIAQDDPQTKEYAA
- a CDS encoding ABC transporter permease, with product MSTAANTQSADPRTAPSREQRTPSALRGVLSLARAELTLLLRNRTAIFNTMLIPLVLVVALYFIGVPSDAGPGNLLVITASVMAMAYIVYYNLVTTYVARRESYVLKRMRTGTVSDLGILVAAALPSIVLALLQISIVVLGAFVIGSPPSLNNALAVVVGVVLGFIAFAGLAAASTPITKTAETAQVTTLPVVMISMGLSGMFFSLSILPDTLETIARFTPGAAVVELLQTGLSGIDRYGNVIAGFPEALAAMTRPTLVLLMWVAITFALVRDRFAWEPRR